A single window of Nocardia sp. NBC_01327 DNA harbors:
- the gcvT gene encoding glycine cleavage system aminomethyltransferase GcvT has product MTDEKLLQGPIHAVHVELGATFAPFGGWEMPVSYAGTVGEHTAVRTTVGLFDVSHLGKATVKGPGAAEFVNSALTNDLNRIRPGKAQYTLCCTPEGGVIDDLIAYYVSDDEIFLVPNAANTAAVVAELQKVAPAGITVTDQHREYAVLAVQGPKAAEVLTKLGLPTDMEYMAYEDAEWDGRPVRVCRTGYTGEQGYELLPRWDDAEAVFRALVAEVEAAGGQAAGLGARDTLRTEMGYPLHGHELSVDISPLQARTGWAVGWKKPEFWGKAALEQEKAAGPRRVLLGLKAVDRGVLRQGQTVMRGDEQVGETTSGTFSPTLKVGIALALLDTAAGIQPGDEVEVDVRGRRLKCEVVKPPFVESHTA; this is encoded by the coding sequence GTGACCGACGAGAAGCTGCTGCAGGGGCCTATTCATGCCGTCCACGTCGAGTTGGGCGCTACCTTCGCGCCGTTCGGGGGGTGGGAGATGCCGGTTTCGTATGCGGGGACCGTGGGGGAGCACACTGCGGTCAGGACGACGGTGGGGCTGTTCGATGTCAGCCACCTTGGGAAGGCCACGGTCAAGGGGCCGGGGGCTGCGGAGTTTGTGAACTCGGCGCTGACGAACGATCTCAATCGGATTCGCCCCGGGAAGGCGCAGTACACGCTGTGCTGCACGCCCGAGGGCGGCGTGATCGACGATCTGATCGCCTACTACGTGAGTGATGACGAGATCTTCCTCGTGCCCAATGCCGCGAATACCGCTGCGGTGGTGGCGGAGCTGCAGAAGGTTGCGCCTGCGGGGATCACTGTGACTGACCAGCATCGGGAGTATGCGGTGCTCGCGGTGCAGGGACCTAAGGCCGCCGAGGTGCTGACCAAGCTCGGGTTGCCTACCGACATGGAGTACATGGCGTACGAAGACGCCGAGTGGGACGGGCGGCCGGTGCGGGTGTGCCGGACGGGGTACACCGGCGAGCAGGGGTACGAGCTGCTGCCGCGATGGGATGACGCGGAGGCGGTATTCCGGGCGTTGGTGGCCGAGGTCGAGGCCGCGGGTGGCCAGGCTGCCGGGCTCGGGGCGCGCGATACATTGCGCACAGAGATGGGGTATCCGCTGCATGGACATGAACTGTCCGTTGATATCTCGCCGTTGCAGGCGCGCACGGGCTGGGCTGTCGGGTGGAAGAAGCCGGAGTTCTGGGGCAAAGCTGCGCTGGAACAGGAGAAGGCTGCCGGTCCGCGGCGAGTTCTGCTGGGGCTCAAGGCTGTTGATCGTGGCGTGCTGCGGCAGGGGCAGACGGTGATGCGCGGTGACGAGCAGGTCGGTGAAACCACCTCCGGCACTTTCTCTCCCACGCTCAAGGTGGGCATTGCGCTCGCGCTGCTCGACACCGCCGCTGGAATCCAGCCGGGTGATGAGGTCGAGGTCGACGTGCGTGGGCGTCGCCTGAAGTGTGAAGTCGTCAAGCCGCCGTTCGTCGAATCCCACACGGCGTAA
- a CDS encoding WXG100 family type VII secretion target has product MNSADLPAAGTFAADPQALLNVADWLDRSAQDIADAVDAHMRAVGEFLGGDWLGQAAESHRDPWSEWHDGTRRIVGSFHTDSGLLRQASTEYDHIDQARATAVEQAGASLDLPPVV; this is encoded by the coding sequence GTGAATTCTGCCGACCTCCCGGCAGCGGGCACATTCGCGGCCGATCCTCAGGCGCTATTGAACGTGGCCGACTGGCTGGATCGGTCCGCTCAGGACATCGCGGATGCGGTCGATGCGCACATGCGTGCTGTCGGCGAGTTCCTCGGCGGCGACTGGCTGGGCCAGGCTGCGGAGTCGCATCGGGATCCGTGGTCGGAGTGGCACGACGGTACTCGCCGCATTGTCGGCTCGTTTCACACCGATTCCGGACTCCTCCGACAGGCATCGACCGAGTACGACCACATCGACCAGGCCCGGGCTACAGCGGTCGAGCAAGCCGGCGCGAGCCTCGACCTTCCGCCCGTGGTGTGA
- a CDS encoding WXG100 family type VII secretion target: MADFRVDLDGLQQLIDGAAKLETTIEDAVSTIEKQVDELHVNWDGAAAIAHKGAHDERIAAINEMRQALGALRDKLNTARTAYGAVGPINLGMWP; the protein is encoded by the coding sequence GTGGCCGACTTCAGAGTTGACCTCGACGGCCTGCAGCAGCTGATCGACGGCGCCGCGAAACTCGAAACGACAATCGAGGACGCTGTATCCACCATCGAGAAGCAAGTCGACGAACTCCATGTCAACTGGGACGGTGCAGCCGCGATAGCGCACAAAGGTGCGCACGATGAGCGCATAGCCGCCATCAACGAGATGCGTCAGGCACTGGGAGCACTCCGCGACAAACTGAACACCGCCCGTACTGCATACGGCGCGGTGGGCCCGATCAATCTCGGGATGTGGCCGTGA
- a CDS encoding ADP-ribosyltransferase domain-containing protein, producing MSPTATVPVILCRADEYHSAGEVFGGIVTEAVSVHEGLIGVLSANAGMAGSDSVGGKWAASYDEAAGLAMSTSARLTTASGQTRDLISVGLHNLQTGESAANFNSVHPPAAPQMLPVPCLVETPASAAGDGIPEPFGWSIIKDLVGAAWPNGHQDELHTAEAAWNTAASDFRTLAIGVPEAVGFLSNQQSDEIPAAIDACTQRQNDLNSLADACQSLGQACGEYAHHLDEAHHQILDELKEFAAEAVVGELAFAALAPFTAGISEWVGNTALGARVAMKARRVAAIIANLATKAAEIVSRTVKPLSNALKPLLERISTWVDAARTKLATIGQGTGTVLPATLTQADEDAIAAYTNPYTGLYEELNSALRAGSVDATQKAQIKAVEEALAKLPDHNGVVFRGTDLPPNVLAKYEKGTVVTEDAFTSTSASADEAFPGDTQFTILSKYGKDVSLHSDVPSEQEVLFPPGTQFDVVSKVFDSKSGTTFIRLIQR from the coding sequence GTGAGCCCGACAGCAACAGTTCCGGTCATTCTCTGCCGCGCCGACGAATACCACTCTGCAGGTGAGGTATTCGGCGGGATCGTCACCGAAGCAGTGTCTGTCCACGAAGGACTGATCGGCGTCCTCAGCGCCAATGCGGGCATGGCGGGAAGCGACAGCGTCGGAGGAAAATGGGCTGCTTCGTATGACGAAGCCGCAGGTCTGGCGATGTCCACCTCAGCGCGATTGACGACCGCGTCCGGACAAACCCGCGACCTCATCTCAGTTGGCCTGCACAATCTTCAGACAGGTGAGTCGGCCGCCAATTTCAACAGCGTTCACCCGCCGGCCGCACCTCAGATGTTGCCCGTGCCCTGCCTGGTCGAAACACCGGCATCGGCGGCCGGCGACGGGATCCCTGAACCATTCGGCTGGTCGATCATCAAAGATCTCGTAGGCGCGGCCTGGCCGAACGGACACCAGGATGAACTTCATACCGCCGAGGCGGCCTGGAACACCGCCGCCTCCGACTTCCGCACTCTGGCAATAGGAGTTCCGGAGGCGGTCGGCTTCCTCTCGAACCAGCAATCGGACGAGATCCCGGCCGCGATCGACGCCTGCACACAACGACAGAACGATCTCAACAGCCTTGCGGACGCCTGCCAGAGCCTCGGTCAAGCCTGCGGCGAGTATGCCCACCATCTCGACGAGGCACACCACCAGATCCTTGACGAGCTGAAGGAATTCGCGGCCGAAGCGGTAGTAGGCGAGCTCGCGTTCGCCGCCCTCGCTCCATTCACCGCGGGAATTTCCGAGTGGGTCGGCAATACGGCCCTTGGTGCGCGTGTCGCTATGAAAGCCCGTCGTGTGGCTGCGATTATCGCGAACCTCGCGACCAAGGCCGCCGAAATCGTCTCCCGCACAGTCAAACCGCTATCGAACGCTCTCAAGCCACTGCTCGAGAGAATCAGCACATGGGTCGACGCGGCCCGTACGAAGCTCGCAACAATAGGTCAGGGAACAGGAACGGTCCTACCAGCCACACTCACCCAAGCCGACGAGGACGCGATCGCGGCGTACACCAACCCATATACTGGCCTATACGAAGAACTCAACAGCGCATTACGGGCGGGCAGCGTGGACGCAACACAGAAAGCGCAGATCAAAGCGGTCGAAGAGGCACTCGCAAAGCTCCCGGATCACAACGGCGTAGTCTTCCGCGGCACCGACCTCCCACCGAACGTCCTTGCCAAATACGAGAAGGGAACAGTGGTCACCGAGGACGCCTTCACCAGCACGTCAGCCTCCGCTGATGAGGCATTTCCCGGAGACACGCAGTTCACGATCCTCTCGAAGTACGGCAAGGACGTCAGCCTCCACTCGGATGTTCCTTCCGAGCAGGAGGTGCTGTTTCCTCCAGGTACCCAATTCGATGTGGTCAGCAAGGTGTTCGACTCGAAGTCCGGCACGACATTCATTCGCTTGATTCAACGATAG
- a CDS encoding exonuclease domain-containing protein, translating into MSFAAIDVETANSSRGSICAVGVTIVRDSIREETYSWLCRPPTAVDFFSPHNIRVHGIRPAMVADQPTFAQRWPEVHQVVGDLPLVAHNAGFDSGAIREACRHSGIEAPRWEFSCSLAMSRKHLDLDGYRLPDVAGALDISLIAHHDAAADARAAADIVLALAARAGVDSLSELEQMTVLERLRFDSPFRPAPQFSRPRRSVFSREELVMPDISGTDPSHPFFGQIVVFTGDLTSMTRQQAWDAIAAYGATPAKNVTKRTTCLVIGDRFAGRDASVFTTSKARRVAELQMRGQQIEVVDEQRLLEYLERIPVAP; encoded by the coding sequence TTGTCGTTCGCCGCAATTGACGTCGAGACAGCGAACTCCTCCCGGGGCAGCATCTGCGCGGTTGGTGTGACGATCGTTCGTGACAGTATTCGCGAAGAGACGTATTCATGGCTGTGCCGTCCACCGACCGCCGTGGACTTCTTCTCGCCGCACAACATTCGCGTGCACGGCATCCGGCCGGCGATGGTCGCGGACCAGCCGACCTTCGCGCAGCGGTGGCCCGAGGTGCACCAGGTGGTGGGAGACCTTCCTCTGGTTGCACACAACGCCGGATTCGACAGCGGCGCTATCCGAGAAGCCTGCCGCCACAGCGGAATCGAAGCTCCGAGGTGGGAATTCAGCTGCAGCCTGGCGATGTCGCGCAAGCATCTTGACCTCGACGGTTACCGACTCCCAGATGTCGCTGGGGCACTGGACATCTCGTTGATCGCACACCACGATGCCGCAGCCGACGCAAGGGCGGCCGCCGATATCGTGCTGGCGCTCGCGGCGAGGGCTGGAGTGGATTCGCTGTCCGAGCTCGAGCAGATGACAGTGCTCGAACGGCTGAGGTTCGACTCGCCGTTCCGGCCGGCGCCGCAGTTCAGTCGACCTCGCCGATCTGTGTTCTCGCGTGAAGAATTGGTCATGCCCGATATCTCCGGCACCGACCCGAGCCACCCATTCTTTGGCCAGATCGTCGTGTTCACAGGCGATCTCACCTCGATGACCCGCCAGCAGGCATGGGACGCAATCGCGGCGTACGGCGCGACACCTGCCAAGAACGTCACCAAGCGCACCACCTGTCTGGTGATCGGTGACCGTTTCGCGGGCCGGGATGCTTCCGTGTTCACCACTTCCAAAGCTCGTCGAGTCGCTGAACTGCAGATGCGGGGCCAGCAGATAGAAGTCGTGGACGAACAGCGGCTACTCGAGTACCTCGAACGGATACCTGTAGCGCCCTGA
- a CDS encoding IS3 family transposase (programmed frameshift), producing MGSPGPRGDEPKRRRAFSAADKLAYLQAYEQAIEHGDGGGYLRREGLYSSQISEWRKQRDAGVLSGKKPGEKVGKLTAEQAEIARLTAELARANKRLVTTEAALDIMGKAHALLESLSERADFRRAAQKALTTAYMSLTDAGAGTRRAAVLTGLVRSTANRRRKAAAAPSSGVPQPVSDPVNKLSEFERRAILEKLGSAGFVDLAPLQVFAQLLDEGTYLCSVSTMYRVLGENKQVKERRRLARHPAKVCPELVATAPRQVYSWDITKLAGPVKGQYFDAYVMIDIYSRYIVGVHVHNHESGVLATELMKEIFGVHGIPQVVHADRGTSMTSKSVAALLADLEVTRSHSRPRVSNDNPFSEALFKTLKYGPEFPERFRSLTEARQFMDSFAGWYNHQHRHTGIGLHTPADVHYGLATDKAAARQAVLAQARARHPHRFGTTTAPKILDLPETVWINRPADDATQEADTTAA from the exons ATGGGTTCTCCAGGGCCGCGTGGTGACGAGCCGAAGCGGCGGCGTGCGTTCAGCGCAGCGGACAAGTTGGCGTATCTGCAGGCCTACGAGCAGGCGATCGAACACGGCGACGGTGGCGGGTATCTGCGCCGAGAAGGGCTGTATTCCTCGCAGATCAGCGAGTGGCGCAAGCAGCGCGACGCGGGGGTCCTCTCCGGTAAGAAACCGGGTGAGAAGGTCGGTAAACTGACCGCTGAGCAAGCCGAAATCGCACGTCTGACAGCGGAATTAGCGCGTGCCAACAAACGTCTCGTCACTACCGAGGCCGCCCTGGACATCATGGGAAAAGCACACGCTCTCTTGGAATCTCTCTCCGAGAGAGCGGATT TCCGACGAGCAGCGCAGAAGGCGTTGACCACCGCGTACATGTCGTTGACCGATGCCGGAGCCGGTACTCGGCGTGCGGCGGTATTGACGGGACTGGTGCGTTCCACCGCGAACCGCCGCCGTAAGGCCGCCGCGGCACCGAGTTCGGGTGTACCGCAACCGGTTTCAGATCCGGTGAACAAGCTCTCCGAGTTCGAGCGACGCGCGATCCTGGAGAAACTGGGCAGTGCCGGGTTCGTCGATCTGGCGCCGTTGCAGGTCTTCGCCCAGCTCCTGGACGAGGGCACCTACCTGTGTTCGGTGTCCACGATGTATCGGGTGTTAGGGGAAAACAAGCAGGTCAAGGAGCGGCGCCGGTTGGCGCGGCATCCGGCCAAGGTGTGTCCGGAGTTGGTCGCCACCGCACCGAGGCAGGTGTATTCGTGGGACATCACCAAGCTCGCCGGCCCGGTCAAGGGACAGTATTTCGATGCCTACGTGATGATCGACATCTACTCCCGTTACATCGTCGGGGTCCATGTTCACAATCATGAATCCGGTGTTCTGGCAACGGAATTGATGAAAGAGATCTTCGGGGTCCACGGGATTCCGCAGGTAGTGCACGCCGATCGGGGCACGTCGATGACGTCCAAATCGGTCGCCGCTCTGCTCGCCGATCTCGAGGTCACCCGCTCGCATTCACGGCCACGGGTATCCAATGACAACCCCTTTTCGGAGGCGCTGTTCAAGACTCTGAAATACGGTCCAGAGTTCCCCGAACGTTTCCGATCACTCACCGAGGCACGACAATTCATGGATTCCTTCGCCGGGTGGTACAACCACCAACACCGCCACACCGGCATCGGTTTACACACCCCCGCCGACGTTCACTACGGGCTGGCCACCGACAAGGCCGCCGCCCGCCAAGCCGTGCTCGCCCAGGCCCGCGCCCGCCACCCACACCGCTTCGGCACCACCACGGCACCGAAGATCCTTGACCTACCCGAGACCGTCTGGATCAACCGACCAGCCGACGACGCCACCCAGGAGGCCGACACGACAGCCGCTTAA
- a CDS encoding plasmid pRiA4b ORF-3 family protein — MQPPSPTRRGPRRKRPVTFRLHATVVGTEPPLYRLLAVSSELFLNDLNEVLGASFGWVNRASHEFRCGAAVDDPTADRYICPEAVADRDPAVPEEQVRLDELLNDLGDTLYYIYDFADPWVHHIYVEEILPRTTKMPRARCMGGQRDCPADVAGGIARYEYLSRRADWDDEGESFQYVRPEDIITESESEYAEPSPFVIEEINWALANTFGYGREQKSVGP, encoded by the coding sequence ATGCAGCCGCCTTCGCCCACCCGCCGTGGACCGCGCCGCAAGCGACCGGTCACCTTCCGCTTGCACGCGACAGTCGTGGGCACCGAGCCGCCGCTGTACCGCTTGCTGGCTGTCTCCTCCGAACTGTTCCTCAACGACCTCAATGAGGTCCTCGGCGCATCCTTCGGCTGGGTCAACCGCGCCTCCCACGAATTCCGTTGTGGCGCAGCCGTCGACGACCCCACCGCGGACCGCTACATCTGCCCCGAAGCAGTCGCCGACCGCGACCCCGCCGTCCCCGAGGAGCAGGTCCGCCTGGACGAACTCCTCAACGACCTCGGCGACACCCTGTATTACATCTACGATTTCGCCGACCCCTGGGTGCACCACATCTACGTCGAAGAGATCCTGCCCCGCACCACGAAAATGCCCCGAGCGCGCTGCATGGGCGGTCAGCGCGACTGCCCCGCAGACGTCGCGGGCGGGATAGCCCGATACGAATACTTGTCTCGCAGAGCAGATTGGGATGACGAAGGGGAATCCTTCCAGTATGTCCGCCCGGAAGACATCATCACCGAATCCGAATCCGAGTACGCAGAGCCCAGCCCGTTCGTCATCGAAGAGATCAACTGGGCCCTGGCCAACACCTTCGGCTACGGGCGGGAGCAGAAGTCGGTCGGTCCATGA
- a CDS encoding HNH endonuclease gives MTIEARDRKILWGRSHNLCAICRLPLVLDATATDRESVVGDEAHIVAQSSGGPRAGLIPAGELDKYDNLILLCKVHHKQVDDQPMFFNAEHLRQLKAAHERWAAEKFDVLATGDVRHGSNSRVEVAVEIAGPDAATIGWDSQQSLRGNPAGQYMTFEGRQGIYWMLVGILLLMAVLATAGTIAGTWAWRIAFVGFIAIDTPLIIGYWRLAMQPIRLEVGAVGVQTFFPKGSAWMPWDLIDRIDVIRVDGNLGVTAWSRHADDFPTSTEAGTGAHYVPSLGAVTLCPLGPLRAGRRDVLRALRFYGRNRCA, from the coding sequence ATGACGATCGAGGCTCGGGATCGGAAAATCCTGTGGGGACGCTCCCACAACCTATGCGCGATCTGCAGGCTACCTCTGGTCCTAGATGCAACGGCGACCGATCGCGAGTCTGTTGTTGGCGACGAGGCGCACATCGTGGCCCAGTCGAGCGGTGGCCCGCGAGCGGGGCTGATTCCCGCAGGGGAGCTGGATAAATACGACAACTTGATCCTCTTGTGCAAGGTCCATCACAAGCAGGTAGACGACCAGCCCATGTTCTTCAACGCTGAGCATCTACGGCAACTAAAGGCAGCACATGAGCGCTGGGCGGCAGAGAAGTTCGATGTGCTCGCCACAGGCGACGTCCGGCACGGGTCCAACAGCAGAGTCGAAGTAGCAGTCGAAATCGCCGGCCCGGACGCGGCAACGATCGGTTGGGATTCGCAGCAGTCTCTGCGCGGCAATCCCGCCGGCCAGTACATGACCTTTGAAGGCCGCCAAGGGATTTACTGGATGTTGGTCGGGATCCTACTGCTCATGGCCGTTCTGGCGACCGCCGGGACGATAGCGGGCACCTGGGCATGGCGCATCGCATTCGTCGGCTTTATCGCTATCGATACCCCTTTGATCATCGGATATTGGCGTCTGGCGATGCAGCCCATTCGGCTTGAGGTTGGTGCTGTCGGCGTGCAGACCTTCTTCCCGAAGGGCTCTGCCTGGATGCCTTGGGATCTGATCGACCGTATCGATGTCATCCGCGTCGACGGAAATCTCGGCGTCACGGCGTGGAGCAGACATGCAGACGACTTTCCCACTTCCACCGAGGCAGGTACCGGGGCACACTACGTTCCTTCGCTGGGTGCGGTCACCTTGTGCCCGCTCGGCCCACTTCGGGCGGGTCGGCGCGATGTACTCCGCGCGCTACGTTTTTACGGCCGGAATCGTTGCGCTTAG
- a CDS encoding SHOCT domain-containing protein — translation MKGRVGMVDKPTSHGLGFGNGSLIEHPDGTVEYRQTGKLLTAFRVRVRDVTGFSVRKATRDDKKRLKATALQQVLTVQGSGTTLAEVAINHGTAEKIETWFRSHGDFGDGAPSQAASVQGSPFAVPNSVADELLKLAQLRDTGILTADEFEAQKSKLLA, via the coding sequence ATGAAGGGACGTGTTGGCATGGTAGACAAGCCGACCTCGCACGGCTTGGGCTTCGGGAACGGTAGCTTGATCGAGCATCCTGACGGGACTGTCGAGTATCGACAGACAGGAAAGTTACTCACCGCGTTCAGGGTTCGGGTGCGAGACGTGACAGGTTTCTCTGTTCGGAAGGCGACGCGCGACGACAAAAAGCGGCTGAAGGCGACGGCTCTGCAGCAGGTGCTGACTGTGCAGGGATCAGGAACCACGCTTGCCGAAGTAGCGATCAACCATGGCACCGCTGAGAAGATCGAAACCTGGTTTCGCTCGCATGGAGACTTCGGCGACGGTGCACCGTCGCAAGCAGCATCTGTCCAGGGCTCACCGTTCGCGGTGCCGAACTCCGTTGCGGACGAACTCCTAAAGCTCGCTCAGCTCAGAGACACTGGAATTCTCACAGCTGATGAGTTCGAAGCCCAGAAGTCGAAGCTGCTCGCCTGA
- a CDS encoding nucleotide pyrophosphohydrolase: MTIDELRAMVTEFSQRRDWERFHTPKNLVMALTGEVGELAEIFQWLTPEQSEALCDDEQGRVKVEHEVADVLIYLLRIAAVLDIDLAAAVQAKLKVNEQRYPVDLARGRAVKYSELG; this comes from the coding sequence ATGACCATCGATGAACTGCGAGCCATGGTGACGGAGTTCTCCCAACGCAGGGATTGGGAACGATTCCATACACCAAAGAACCTGGTGATGGCTCTGACCGGAGAGGTCGGCGAGCTGGCGGAGATCTTTCAATGGCTGACGCCGGAGCAGAGCGAGGCGCTTTGCGACGATGAGCAGGGGCGGGTCAAAGTTGAGCATGAAGTCGCTGATGTACTGATCTACCTGTTGCGGATCGCCGCCGTGCTGGATATCGATCTCGCCGCGGCTGTTCAGGCGAAGCTGAAGGTGAACGAGCAGCGGTACCCGGTCGACCTTGCGCGGGGGCGCGCGGTGAAGTACTCCGAACTCGGGTAG
- a CDS encoding DUF2075 domain-containing protein, with translation MHPRTGEVSYVLVELKQWSKAELIAADIVSIASYSDPVLHPVAQVRAYCQYLVDSTPALADLPQAVHGIAYLHNATSTDIPSLMQYRPDRFGRMFTEDFKSELVEHLRSVLDVEGGRDSARESADRFLRFTHGPSKPLLQLAAKEIQDREQFILLDEQRVAYQLVEQAVATARAQRTQTVVVVLGGPGSGKSVIALSLLGELSRQGRKVHHATGSSAFTNTMRKVAGSRNTRVKTMFKYFNNYVGAEPRELDVLICDEAHRIRENSVNRWTGKDKRALAGRQVDELIDVAWVPVFLLDENQIVRPGEMGSLAEITAAATAAGCKVDVVRLDGQFRCGGSDAFDEWVRRLLGLDPLPPVSWTRLSAGTDDDFHVTAAANPSAMEAWLLNQREQHSGTARLAAGYCWTWNDPVGPADAKHLVDDVNIGDWKRPWNAKPGKRVPNAPESYYWASDDRGFGQVGCIYTAQGFEYGWSGVIFGPDFVRRGDRWVARREYSHDPAVKKAEEAHFGALIRNTYKVLLTRGMEGTCVFSTDPETQEFLEKMTR, from the coding sequence GTGCACCCGCGGACCGGAGAGGTCAGCTATGTGCTGGTTGAGCTGAAGCAGTGGTCGAAGGCGGAACTTATTGCCGCCGATATTGTTTCGATTGCCTCCTATTCAGATCCCGTGCTGCATCCGGTCGCGCAGGTGCGTGCGTACTGCCAGTATCTCGTCGACTCGACACCGGCACTGGCAGATCTGCCGCAGGCTGTGCACGGTATCGCCTATCTGCACAATGCGACATCCACCGATATTCCTTCGCTCATGCAATACCGGCCCGACCGTTTCGGTCGCATGTTCACCGAAGACTTCAAGTCCGAGCTGGTCGAGCACCTGCGCTCAGTGCTTGATGTTGAGGGTGGGCGAGATTCGGCGCGTGAGTCAGCCGACCGATTCTTGCGGTTCACTCATGGGCCGAGCAAGCCGCTGTTGCAGTTGGCGGCCAAGGAGATTCAGGATCGTGAGCAGTTCATCCTGCTCGATGAGCAACGCGTTGCCTATCAACTGGTCGAGCAAGCCGTCGCGACCGCACGTGCGCAGCGCACGCAAACCGTCGTTGTGGTTCTCGGCGGCCCGGGCTCGGGCAAGAGCGTAATCGCCCTCAGTCTGCTCGGCGAACTGTCAAGGCAGGGGCGAAAAGTTCACCACGCCACCGGATCCAGTGCGTTCACGAACACTATGCGCAAGGTCGCCGGCAGCCGCAATACCCGTGTCAAGACGATGTTCAAGTACTTCAACAACTATGTCGGAGCGGAGCCGCGGGAACTCGACGTGCTGATCTGCGACGAGGCTCATCGCATTCGAGAGAACAGCGTAAATCGTTGGACCGGAAAGGATAAGCGCGCGCTGGCCGGTCGGCAGGTCGACGAGCTGATCGACGTCGCATGGGTGCCGGTGTTCCTTCTCGACGAGAACCAGATCGTGCGACCGGGGGAGATGGGCTCGCTCGCCGAGATCACCGCCGCCGCGACCGCAGCGGGATGCAAGGTGGACGTAGTCCGGTTGGATGGCCAATTCCGTTGTGGCGGTTCGGATGCCTTCGATGAATGGGTGCGGCGTCTACTCGGACTGGACCCGCTGCCTCCAGTCAGTTGGACCCGCTTGAGCGCCGGCACCGATGACGACTTTCATGTCACCGCCGCTGCGAACCCGTCTGCGATGGAGGCATGGCTGCTGAACCAGCGTGAACAGCACAGCGGCACAGCGCGATTGGCCGCCGGGTACTGCTGGACCTGGAACGACCCGGTTGGCCCCGCCGATGCGAAGCATCTCGTAGATGACGTGAACATCGGGGACTGGAAGCGCCCCTGGAATGCCAAGCCAGGCAAACGAGTTCCCAATGCGCCCGAGTCCTACTACTGGGCATCCGACGATCGAGGGTTCGGACAGGTCGGCTGTATCTACACCGCACAGGGTTTCGAATACGGCTGGTCCGGAGTCATTTTCGGGCCGGACTTCGTTCGGCGGGGTGATCGCTGGGTAGCGCGCCGCGAATACTCCCACGACCCGGCCGTCAAGAAGGCGGAGGAGGCGCACTTCGGCGCCCTCATCCGCAACACCTACAAGGTGCTCCTCACGCGGGGTATGGAAGGCACCTGCGTGTTTTCGACCGACCCGGAAACCCAAGAGTTCCTGGAGAAGATGACCCGATAG
- a CDS encoding transposase — protein sequence MPPRKRRSFTTEYKVEAAHRVIDTGRTIAEVARELGVGEPVLGGWVKDERRRLAAAEVHGEAPLSPAERAELLALRRRVSEQDKDIAFLKKASAYFAAMQQNRPGSS from the coding sequence ATGCCTCCTCGCAAGCGTCGGTCGTTCACGACCGAGTACAAAGTCGAGGCCGCGCACCGGGTAATCGACACCGGGCGCACGATCGCCGAAGTCGCCCGCGAGCTCGGAGTGGGTGAGCCAGTGCTGGGCGGCTGGGTCAAAGACGAACGCCGCCGCCTGGCGGCCGCCGAGGTCCATGGCGAGGCGCCGTTGAGCCCTGCTGAGCGAGCCGAGTTGCTCGCTTTGCGCAGGCGAGTCTCGGAGCAGGACAAGGACATTGCGTTCCTGAAAAAAGCTTCGGCGTACTTCGCGGCGATGCAGCAGAACCGGCCCGGTTCGAGCTGA